The nucleotide window TATTTGCTAGCCATGGTCGGCAAATATGTGCCAGTTGATATTGTCATAATCATGCAGACCATCCTTCTAGTCGTATTCGTACCATTACTAGCAGGGTTAATAACCTATCAACTAATAATGAAAAAGGTCACGGAACAAACCTTCAAAGAAAAAATAAAACCTATACTACCTGGGTTTACAGCGTACGGTATGATTTACATTATATTTACGAGTATTAGTATCAATGCAAACCGCATTTTAGCAGACTGGCATTTATTAGTCGTTGCTATAGGGGTGCTGCTTGCGTTCTATATAATAAATTTCAGTTTCTCCTTATGGTTAGGATATCGGACATTTCCGCGGGAAAATGGCATAACCCTTGTCTATGGCACAGCTCTTCGTAATCTATCGATTGGACTTGGTATTGCTGTTACAGCCTTCGGCGCAAATGCCGCTTTAATGGTCGCTTTATGTTTCTTGTTCCAGCAGCAGTTTGCAATTCTATTGGCGAAGTATCATGGGAAACTGTACGAAGAAAAAGCCAGCAAAACGAATGCAGAATAAAGTGAAGATGAAATTCATATGAAAATTAAATGAATTTATATGAAAATTAAGATAAGGTAATATAAAAGCAAGATGAACGCGAAGATGAAAATGAAGTCGATGAAAATGAAATATTTTTATAAAGAAAAAAAGAGGGACTATCGCAGTCCCTCGAAATTCATTTGTCGTAACGCCTCATAAGTAACAATCGCCACTGCATTGGATAGATTCAAACTGCGTGATTCTTCTCCCATGGGAATTCGGATATTGCGTTCTGGATTCTGAAAGATAAATTCCTCTGGCAAACCCTTCGTCTCTTTCCCGAATAGAATCATATCTCCCGCCTGATATTCTACTTGAGCATAATGATCTTTAGCTTTTGTTGTCGAATAGAACATGCGACGTTGCCCTTCATACTTCTCCATAAAAGCTTGTAAGCTGAGATGTTCCTCGATTTCAACTAGATGCCAATAATCAAGTCCAGCTCTCTTCACCTGTTTCTCATCAATAGAGAATCCCATTGGATGAACTAAATGTAATTTTATATTCGTTGCCGCACAAGTACGCACGATATTCCCTGTATTCTGTGGGATTTCTGGTTCTACTAAGACGATTTCTATAGACAAGATAACTCCTCCAAATTTAATTATAAACGAACAGTGAGCATTTCTTTTGTAATTTTGTTCTTATCTAGGGCAATTACTGTTCTAATATTGTAACACATGTTGCAAGCGAATTTTAACATGTAAAAAGTACTTTTCCAATAGAAATCGATTATGCTATAATACAAAATAAAACTAAGTTGCACTTAATGAAACTTGAGGTGAGAAAATGCCTACCTCCGAAAATCTAAATGCCGATAAAATGACCGTCCGTTCTGTAGAACGAGCACTAGATATTTTATCATCCTTTATCGGTCATGAAAAAAGCCTAACTCTAACGGATATCTCTAACAAAGTGAATCTGCATAAGAGCACTGTGCATCGATTGTTAAATTCCTTAGAGCATCGAGGATTTATCGAGAAAGTGCCTGACCAAGATCGATATCGCTTGGGTATGAAAATCATCGAATTATCTAGCTACGCCGCTCGTTCCAGTGATTTAATTCAAACAGCGATTCCAGAAATGAAAAAGCTCAGGGATGAAATGGGCGAAACCGTCAGCTTATATGTGCGTGATCACGGCGAACGCGTTCGTTTGCACGCCATCGAAAGCACGCAGACTGTTCGTAGAATAGCAATCATCGGTCAACGCATGCCTTTGTATGTGGGTGCCGCAAGTAAAATCCTGATTTCTTATAAGCCTGTCGAGGAACAAGAGAATATCTTCAATAGTTCTTACTGGCCGAAGAAATTCGACATGAAAACCTACCGTGAAAATCTTCAAATTATACGCAATCAAGGGTATGCCACTAGCTTTGAAGAACGCGAAAGTGGTGTCGCAGCTGTTGCCGCTCCCGTATTCTATGAAACTGGGAAAATCGCTGCTGCATTAGCCTTATCTGGACCAATTGATCGGTTCCCAAATGAGCTTTTATCAAACATTGCAAATAAGGTGAAACTATCGGCAAACCATATATCCAATATGCTTGCCTATAACCAAATAACTAGTCACGACACGCGCTTTAGGAATTAGATGTATTAAGGAATTCGATCAATAAACAATAAAATCTTTAGATTAAATAGATTCAATAGAGGAGTGTACTCATGGGACAAAATTTAGCAAGAAAAATTTTAAATGAACACCTCATGGAAGGTGAAATGACCGTTGGCAAAGAAATCGGTATCCGTATTGATCAAACATTAACGCAAGACGCAACTGGTACGATGGCGTACTTACAATTTGAAGCAATGGGCCTACCAAAGGTTATGACAGATCTATCTGTGAGTTATGTAGACCATAACACATTGCAAACAGGCTTTGAAAATGCAGACGACCATCGCTATCTACAAACAGTTGCATCAAAGCACGGAGTATACTTCTCTCGCCCTGGTAACGGAATTAGTCACCAGGTACATGTAGAGCGTTTTGGTATCCCTGGTAAAACCCTACTTGGTTCTGATAGCCATACCCCAACTGGTGGCGGTATTGGTATGATTGCCATCGGTGCAGGTGGTCTGGACGTTGCCGTTGCAATGGGTGGCGGAGCATTCTTCACACCAATGCCAAAAATTCTAAATGTGAAATTAACAGGCAAACTACAGCCTTGGGTTTCTGCTAAGGACGTGATTTTAGAAGTATTACGTCGCTTATCTGTAAAGGGTGGCGTTGGTAGAATCCTAGAATATACAGGTGAAGGTATTAAATCATTAACAGTACCTGAGCGTGCCATTATAACAAACATGGGAGCTGAGCTTGGCGCTACGACTTCCCTATTCCCGAGTGATGAGATTACACTAGAGTTCTTAAAGGCACAAAACCGTGCACAGGATTGGGTGGAACTACTTCCTGATGCTGACGCAACGTATGACGAAGAAATCGAAATCAACTTAAGTGAACTTGTCCCTATGACTGCTAAGCCTCATATGCCAGACAACGTGGATACTATTAAAAATATTGGTCCTATTACTGTCAACCAGGTTGCTATCGGCAGCTGTACAAACGGTTCCTACATGGATTTAATGCGCGTAGCAGCAATCCTGAAAGGTAAGAATGTACACCCTGATGTAAGTCTAGTCGTTGCACCAGGATCGAAGCAAGTATTCGAAATGATTGCAGCTAACGGCGCTTTAGCAGATTTAATCAAAGCAGGTGCGCGTATTCTTGAAGCAGCTTGTGGACCTTGTATCGGTATGGGTCAAGCTCCTCAGACGGATGCTGTGTCTGTCCGAACATTTAACCGTAACTTCGAAGGCCGTAGCGGTACGAAGTCCGCACAAATCTATCTAGCGAGCCCTGAAGTTGCTGCTGCTGCTGCTCTAACAGGTAAGCTAATTGATCCTAGAGAACTTGGCGATTATCCAATCGTTACGATTCCACCAGAGTTCATTATTGATGATAGTATGGTATTAGCTCCTGCAGTTGATTCAAGTACGGTCGAAGTGTTACGTGGACCTAATATCAAGCCAGTACCATTAAATGACGCAATGCCTGAGACAATCGCTGCAGCAGTTGTGTTAAAAGTAGAAGATAACATTACAACAGACCATATCATGCCTGCTGGTGCAAAGATTCTACCATTACGATCAAACATCCCAGCAATATCTGAATACGTATATTGCCAAGTAGATGAAACATACCCTAGTCGTGCAAAGGCTGCTGGTATGTCATTCATCGTTGGTGGACACAATTATGGTCAAGGCTCTAGCCGTGAGCATGCTGCCCTTGCTCCAATGTACTTAGGAGTAAAAGCGGTAATTACGAAATCGTTCGCTCGTATTCATAAAGCAAACTTAGTGAACTTTGGAATTGTGCCATTCACATTCAAAAACGAAGCAGACTACGAAACGATAGATCAGATGGATGAGTTAGAGATTCCAAATATTCGTGAGCAGATGCAAAACGGAACGGAAATTACTGTGAAGAACGTAACGAAAGGAACAGAATTCACGGTCGAGTACGATTTATCTGAACGACAAATCAGTATCCTTCTTGCAGGCGGACAGTTAAACTACACGAAGATGCAAGCCGAAGCGAAGTAGTATTATCTTTGAGCAATTTAAATAAAAATGCACATACAAAAAGAGCCGCCATAGGACATGGTGGCTCTTTTTCTATTTATATTAAGTCCCAGCGATGCTGCCATGCATTCCATTCTTCGCGTAGTGGATGTTTCCCATCGTTCATAATAAGTACGCGCACCTGTTTTATCAGTGTCTGAAAGGACGTAAAGGCAATCATCTGATTCGCTAATGTTGTATACACACATAAGAAGTATGGCCCTTCGTGCTTACTAGTCAGAAAATCGACAGCAGTATCGATGGGTGTATACTTCTTTCTTTTGCCTTCCCATTGATCGATAGTCACAAGTCCCGTTGCCCCTGCTTCTTCGATGAGGTCTTTCAGTTGGTCAATCCTTTTGTAATAGGGTGTTTCTTCTTTAATTCCTAAACGTTTCAACGTCTGCTCATTTTGCGGATAAAGCACTAGCTTGTTGAATCTTCTTTCGTCTGCTATCGCAACTAATTTCTGCATCCCCTGCAATGTCATTCCTTCAAAAGAATCCATCACAAATACTATCCCTTTAAAATCACTATCGTCTGGTGCTTCAAATCCAAATGGAACTTGTATGTTTCTCCTTGCCGCCATAATACAGCACTTCCTTTCATGCTACTATTCCTACCTAATATCCTTGCCACTATTTTATATCTACTACTCTATATCTACTATCCTCTACTTTTAAAACATTTTTATTCTGGCATGCAACAAGTCCTTAAAACGCAGGTGAATTCTTTAGTTGCCGTGACGCATAGACACAATAATTTATTACTGATGTGTTGCTAATGCACAGCTACTTATAAAATTCTGGTATACAAAAAACTGCTATTTCAAAGATTAAACTTTAAAATAGCAGCTTAGAGGACTTCATTAGTTTATGGATGAATAACTTATTAGATATACGAACTACTTATTATGCGACCTACTTAATATACGACTACTTGATATAACTCATGATTTCTTCTTTCGTAGGATACCCCTTTTGAGAAATCAAATTTCCATCTACAAAAACTAGTGGGAGTTGATCTGCACCTTCGTTTTGAAGAATCTCTGCAACCTTCGTGTTATTCATGAATTCAAACGGCTGAGCACTAATCATGAAGCGTTGGACTTCGACCTTATCTGCATAGTTCTTGCTTAATTCTAGAATCGTTTCTTGGAGCCTTAATAGCTTTTCATCAACACTTGGGCCACATACCCCGCTACTACAGCACATTGCTGGGTCATAAATTTGAATCTTGACTTTAGACATCCAATCACCCCTAATTTATCGTATTGCTTTTCTTCATTTCCTTTAGAACTTCATCCACACTTAAATCTGCCGCAGACATTCTCAGTTCGCCATTGATAAACAGCGCTGGCATAGGACGACCTTCTGCTTGTAACTTCTTTATGTCATCATAAAACGGAACAGCCTCTTGTGAGAACACATTAATAAATTTCACACTGGCATCTGCTGATATTTGTTCCTGCGCTAATACGTTCGTCATTTCTGCAACTTCTTCTGGTCCTTGCACCGACGGTGCACACTGTGAGCTAGGGCCTCAACCGCAAGCTGCTGATGATGGGAATCCTATGATAATTGCTTCAATTTTATTGCTACTCATTTTAAATACCTCCGTTAGATGTAATGTTTTTACTATCGAATCGCCGTTTCATGTTTCCTGGTAGTAATCTACTTCCTAGGATAACGCGATTAATTAAATCTCACCATATAAACCTATGGCGGCTTGTTTCAGCATTTCTAGACCTACTACTTCCTTCTCAAACATACTTAATTGCAGTATTTCAGCATCCCCGAAACGTTGTTTCATCTCTTGTAGGTTGCGTTGCTGCAACTCCCAACGGGAATGTAAGAATGGTGTATTACAGTGCTCTAATGGCAGAACAAGGTTCGCTACCACCAGGGATGTGCCAATTTCTACTGTACGCAATT belongs to Desulfuribacillus stibiiarsenatis and includes:
- the arsD gene encoding arsenite efflux transporter metallochaperone ArsD, with product MSKVKIQIYDPAMCCSSGVCGPSVDEKLLRLQETILELSKNYADKVEVQRFMISAQPFEFMNNTKVAEILQNEGADQLPLVFVDGNLISQKGYPTKEEIMSYIK
- a CDS encoding IclR family transcriptional regulator; this translates as MPTSENLNADKMTVRSVERALDILSSFIGHEKSLTLTDISNKVNLHKSTVHRLLNSLEHRGFIEKVPDQDRYRLGMKIIELSSYAARSSDLIQTAIPEMKKLRDEMGETVSLYVRDHGERVRLHAIESTQTVRRIAIIGQRMPLYVGAASKILISYKPVEEQENIFNSSYWPKKFDMKTYRENLQIIRNQGYATSFEERESGVAAVAAPVFYETGKIAAALALSGPIDRFPNELLSNIANKVKLSANHISNMLAYNQITSHDTRFRN
- a CDS encoding arsenic resistance protein; this encodes MVSATQSWIKTLFMLPNRKIVFTIPITIILGILVGSQYDTKFLKDYVLIVSILMVYPLMIGLKVSEVFNLKYMKLLKLALVINFTFIPLVAYLLGCTFLQTEPDLFAGLAIVALLPTGNMTIAFTMLAKGNVPASIQLTVVGLLSGALLAPWYLLAMVGKYVPVDIVIIMQTILLVVFVPLLAGLITYQLIMKKVTEQTFKEKIKPILPGFTAYGMIYIIFTSISINANRILADWHLLVVAIGVLLAFYIINFSFSLWLGYRTFPRENGITLVYGTALRNLSIGLGIAVTAFGANAALMVALCFLFQQQFAILLAKYHGKLYEEKASKTNAE
- a CDS encoding aconitate hydratase, whose product is MGQNLARKILNEHLMEGEMTVGKEIGIRIDQTLTQDATGTMAYLQFEAMGLPKVMTDLSVSYVDHNTLQTGFENADDHRYLQTVASKHGVYFSRPGNGISHQVHVERFGIPGKTLLGSDSHTPTGGGIGMIAIGAGGLDVAVAMGGGAFFTPMPKILNVKLTGKLQPWVSAKDVILEVLRRLSVKGGVGRILEYTGEGIKSLTVPERAIITNMGAELGATTSLFPSDEITLEFLKAQNRAQDWVELLPDADATYDEEIEINLSELVPMTAKPHMPDNVDTIKNIGPITVNQVAIGSCTNGSYMDLMRVAAILKGKNVHPDVSLVVAPGSKQVFEMIAANGALADLIKAGARILEAACGPCIGMGQAPQTDAVSVRTFNRNFEGRSGTKSAQIYLASPEVAAAAALTGKLIDPRELGDYPIVTIPPEFIIDDSMVLAPAVDSSTVEVLRGPNIKPVPLNDAMPETIAAAVVLKVEDNITTDHIMPAGAKILPLRSNIPAISEYVYCQVDETYPSRAKAAGMSFIVGGHNYGQGSSREHAALAPMYLGVKAVITKSFARIHKANLVNFGIVPFTFKNEADYETIDQMDELEIPNIREQMQNGTEITVKNVTKGTEFTVEYDLSERQISILLAGGQLNYTKMQAEAK
- the trmL gene encoding tRNA (uridine(34)/cytosine(34)/5-carboxymethylaminomethyluridine(34)-2'-O)-methyltransferase TrmL, with protein sequence MEIVLVEPEIPQNTGNIVRTCAATNIKLHLVHPMGFSIDEKQVKRAGLDYWHLVEIEEHLSLQAFMEKYEGQRRMFYSTTKAKDHYAQVEYQAGDMILFGKETKGLPEEFIFQNPERNIRIPMGEESRSLNLSNAVAIVTYEALRQMNFEGLR